A segment of the Agrobacterium tumefaciens genome:
AGTACCAGACCGGCCATGGCAATCAGATGCCATCCTTCATCGGCAAAGAATGTCTCGCGATTGGCCGTAGACAGCCAGTCGACGATGTTGCCGAGGAACTTGTAGAGCATCGCTTCCGCAACCGCGATGCCCATCGACATCAGGCCGAGCAGAAGAAGCCACGGCCAGGCGGGCTTCACGTAATGCCAAAGGAACGGCAACAGCGTCTTCGGCGGCACGGTGGGCGTCGAAGCGGGAAAAGGATCAAGGCGTTTTTCAAACCAGCCAAACATAGGCCAAGCTCCGGCAAACAATCGCCTCATCGTTGAAGTCGGTGAAACGCAATTATAGCGCCAACGACGAAGCGGAACAGTCTTGGAACGTGGCCGTGACAGCCACATGACGAATCAGGAAAAGGAAATTGCGGGTGGACCGCGAAGAAACACCTAAGCCAGCAGTGGCACGGCCATGGCTGGGAGGCGGTAGCGAATATTCATATGCATGGAAACCTCCCTCGGCTGGTGTTGAAGATGGCAGCTTTCTACCGCAAAAAACAGGGAAACGCCAGCCTATTGCCCGAAAAAAGTGCAAACGCATGATACTGCAGCCGTCCCTATGCCTTCCGTTACACCCAGGCCGTGTGTTAGTGCCTTGGGAAATAATGGAAAGACCAGAGAATGTCAGAGATCCGTATCGCTCTTTATCAGCCTGACATAGCGGGCAATACCGGAACCATCCTACGCCTTGCCGCGTGCCTCGGCATCGGCGTCGACATCATCGAACCGGCAGGTTTCGACATTTCCGACCGCAATCTCAAGCGTGCAGGACTGGACTATATTGCTACGGCAGCCCTCACCCGCCATGTCACCTGGGAACGTTTCGAAGAATGGCGGGCTGAAAGCGGTCGACGGCTTGTCCTCGCGTCCACAAAGGCCGCTTTGCCTTACGCGAAAATCGCCTATCGACCCGATGATATTCTGCTCTTCGGACGAGAAAGTGCCGGCGTTCCCGACCATGTCCATGAAAAAGCCGACGAGCGTGTTATCATCCCGATGGTAGAAGGTCAGCGCTCGATCAACGTCGCCATGTCTGCGGCAATGATCACTGGCGAGGCCATGCGTCAGACCGCCTGGGCCTGACAAACAGATTCCGGCATGACCGTTTTTCCTGAAAAACTGTCGCAACCCGACCTGTTTTTCAGACATTTACGGCGCTATACTCCTTAGCCGGACAATAAAATTCGCCTTCGCCAAGAGAACAATGGCGGATGCGAGGAGACGTTGAATGCAGTCCACAATTGTCATCATCAACCTTCTCGGCGCAGTTGCGCTGCTGCTTTTCGGCCTGGCTCAGGTCAAGGATGGCGTTACGCGCGCCTTTGGCATGAAGCTGAGAAGCGTGCTGTCGACTGGTACCCAGAACGGACCACGCTCGTTTTTTTCGGGATTTCTGGCGACCGTCGCATTGCAAAGCTCTACGGCAACCGCATTGACCGTCGCCTCCTTCGCCGAGCGCGACCTTATTCGCCCGCGCATGGCGCAGATTGTGCTCCTGGGCGCCAATGTTGGAACAGCCGTGACGGCTTGGATTGTCTCCGCAGGCGTCGAATGGCTTTCGCCTTTGCTGATTCTGACCGGCATCATCCTCAAAAAAGGCAGTTCAAACGCTCGTCAGGGCGGAGGCACGGCAGTCATTGGCATCGGCCTGATGCTTCTGTCACTTCATCTGTTAAGTGGCGCTACTGAGCCGATGCGCGCCTCACCAGCACTCGCCGTCTTTATCAGCCTTCTCGATGGCGCATGGCCTGTGGCACTGATCTTTTCTGCAGTCTTAGCTTTCGCGTCCTCCTCCAGCCTTGCGGTTGTCGTGCTTATTCTTTCGCTTGCAGCGACGGGAACCCTATCGACCGGCCTCATTATCGTCCTCATCCTCGGCGCAAATCTCGGCGGCGCCATACCTCCGGTCATTGCCACCCTCTCCGGCCCGGCCTCGGCAAGGCGCATCACCATCGGCAATCTTGTCGTGCGCACCATCGGCTGCATTGTCGCCCTGCCCTTGGCGTCCTATGGCGCAACGTTGTTGCAGACGTTGCCGCTGTCGCCAGCGAAACTGCCTGTTGATGCTCACCTGATTTTCAACGTCATGCTGGCTGCATTGGCATGGCCCTTTTCCAGCGTCATTTCCGACCTGATGGCCAAAATGGTGCCCGATGACGCGAGAAACGATGACGGTCCAAGCTTCCTTGACGAACAGGCACTGGAAACGCCGGTCGTGGCGCTCGCGAATGCAACACGTGAAGTTCTCGGCGTTGGAGATACCATCGAACGCATGCTCATCCGTGCGGAAAATGCGTTCAAACACAATGATCTGGACCCGCTCAAGGAAATTTCAGCTCTGGAAAAACGGGTCGACACCCTACAGCAGGCGGTGAAAGTCTATCTTTCCAAGCTTGGTCGAAAGGGATTGGACGCTGATGATGCACGTCGATCGATCGCCATCATCGACTATGCGATCAATCTCGAACATATCGGCGACATCATCGAAAAAGGCCTGTGCGAGCAGATCCGCAAGAAAGTTCTGAACGGCTTTAAATTCTCTGAAGACGGCTATGGAGAATTGAAAACCCTGTTCGACATGACAATCGAGAACCTTCGTTCAGCGCAGAGCATTCTGGTCACAGGTGACTTTGATCTTGCGCGCCGCCTGATGGAAAGCAAGGTGGATATCCGTCATCTCGAAAAGCGGTCCTCTGCCCGCCATCTTGAGCGGCTGCGCGACGGTCTGGCGGAGAGCATGCAGACCAGCTCACTCCATCTCGATATGCTGCGCGACCTGAAGCGGATCAACGCCCATATCGTTTCGGTTGCCCATCCCATTCTGGATGAAAGTGGTGTTCTGATCGAAAGCCGCCTGCGTCACGCCGAGCCGCACGCCTGATGTCAATCGGCGGAAGGAAGGCGTCTCATGGTGAACTCGATGCGATCACCTTCAAGCTGCCGCCAGCTTTCGACTTCTGTCCAGTAAGCCGCTTTCGGAAACGCTTCAAACCATTCTCGCGCCTTGGCACGGGCCTCTTCGCGTCCGAGACAGAAGGTCTGACGAACGAACATGCCGTTCTTCGCCGTATCGAGACTTTCGCTTGCCTTCTCCTTGCGGTGGTTGGCAATCCTGCGCTTCAGCCCATCGAGGGGCGGTCCGGTAAATTTCGTCATGACATTCACCTGTGGCACCTTCACTCAGCAAGATAGTGCAAGCAAAGTGACTTTACGAGTCGAGGTTTGCTTGGCCCGCCCAGCAAGAGCATTGAGCTCCCTCTTTGGCGTGCAAGTGAAGCACCGACATAATCTGCGTATCCGCGTTGCAGAAATCGATTCCGATTTCCGCACCTATGCTGTAGACGCAGCTTGTTTGAATAACCGACCACCATGACAGGAGAATGGACATGGAACGGCCATCTTTGCCGAAGGGTTTGCCCGAAGACATCGAGGAAAAGAAGGCCGCTGCCCAGGCATGGTTCCAACACCTGCGCGACACCATCATCACATCTTTCGAGACGCTGGAAGACGATCTGTCCGGCCCGCTGTCCGATCAGGA
Coding sequences within it:
- a CDS encoding tRNA (cytidine(34)-2'-O)-methyltransferase, giving the protein MSEIRIALYQPDIAGNTGTILRLAACLGIGVDIIEPAGFDISDRNLKRAGLDYIATAALTRHVTWERFEEWRAESGRRLVLASTKAALPYAKIAYRPDDILLFGRESAGVPDHVHEKADERVIIPMVEGQRSINVAMSAAMITGEAMRQTAWA
- a CDS encoding Na/Pi cotransporter family protein, translated to MQSTIVIINLLGAVALLLFGLAQVKDGVTRAFGMKLRSVLSTGTQNGPRSFFSGFLATVALQSSTATALTVASFAERDLIRPRMAQIVLLGANVGTAVTAWIVSAGVEWLSPLLILTGIILKKGSSNARQGGGTAVIGIGLMLLSLHLLSGATEPMRASPALAVFISLLDGAWPVALIFSAVLAFASSSSLAVVVLILSLAATGTLSTGLIIVLILGANLGGAIPPVIATLSGPASARRITIGNLVVRTIGCIVALPLASYGATLLQTLPLSPAKLPVDAHLIFNVMLAALAWPFSSVISDLMAKMVPDDARNDDGPSFLDEQALETPVVALANATREVLGVGDTIERMLIRAENAFKHNDLDPLKEISALEKRVDTLQQAVKVYLSKLGRKGLDADDARRSIAIIDYAINLEHIGDIIEKGLCEQIRKKVLNGFKFSEDGYGELKTLFDMTIENLRSAQSILVTGDFDLARRLMESKVDIRHLEKRSSARHLERLRDGLAESMQTSSLHLDMLRDLKRINAHIVSVAHPILDESGVLIESRLRHAEPHA